The Triticum aestivum cultivar Chinese Spring chromosome 7B, IWGSC CS RefSeq v2.1, whole genome shotgun sequence genome window below encodes:
- the LOC123160400 gene encoding protein GOS9, with amino-acid sequence MSQSQSPSPVVKLGTWGGDDGVAHDITVAPQRLESITIRWGKVLDSVGFTYMDKDKQLHTAGPWGGAGGEKEDPDTITLGPSEYITQVDWSVGPFKLKEIEHCITSIKFVTNQATYGPFGHAVDSTHYSLPVLNNGSVVGMFGRAGDYLHAIGFYVLPF; translated from the exons ATG AGCCAGAGCCAGAGCCCGAGCCCGGTGGTGAAGCTGGGGACgtggggcggcgatgacggggtcGCCCACGACATCACGGTGGCGCCGCAACGGCTGGAGAGCATCACCATCCGCTGGGGCAAGGTCCTCGACTCCGTCGGCTTCACCTACATGGACAAGGACAAGCAGCTGCACACCGCCGGGCCCTGGGGCGGcgccggaggggaaaaggaagacCCGGACACG ATCACCCTGGGGCCGTCGGAGTACATAACTCAAGTCGACTGGTCGGTGGGTCCGTTCAAGCTCAAGGAGATCGAGCACTGCATCACCTCCATCAAGTTTGTGACCAACCAGGCCACCTACGGCCCGTTCGGGCACGCGGTGGACAGCACGCACTACAGCCTGCCCGTGCTCAACAACGGCAGCGTCGTCGGCATGTTCGGCCGCGCCGGAGACTACCTCCACGCCATCGGCTTCTATGTCCTCCCCTTCTAA